In the Blautia coccoides genome, TCGATCTGACCACGTCTGGAGGATACTTTTACCCTGTCGCCATTTTTGATCCCCAGTGCGTCTGCATCCTTATAGTTCATCTCAATATAGGAGGTACCCTGGATCTCCATGAGTCCCGGTGTTCTTCCGGTCATGGCCCTTGTGGTATAGTGATACAGCATACGGCCTGTCATCATAATGATCGGATATTCCTCATCCGGAAGCTCTGCAGACGGTACATACTCTGCCGGGTAGAACATACCCAGGCCTCTTGAGAATTTGCCCACATGCAGGATGGGGGTTCCCGGATGGTCTTTGGTAGGACATGGCCACTGAAGTGTCTCACCTGCATCCAGCCTTGCATGGCTGATTCCGCCGTAGCTTGGCGTCACAGATGCGATCTCATCCATGATCTCAGCAGAGTTCAGATGCGGCTGCGGATAACCCATACGGTTCATCAGGTCAATGATGATATCTGTATCCAGTCTCATATCGCCGTCCAGCTTCACTGCTGGGCGTACTCTCTGCACGCGGCGCTCTGTATTGGTAAAGGTACCTTCTTTTTCCGCATAGCTGACACCGGGAAGGATAACGTCCGCATACTGTGCCGTTTCTGTCATGAACAGCTCCTGGATGACAAAGAAATCAAGATTTTCCAGCGCTTTAATAATATGGTGGGTATCCGGGTCTGTAACAATAGGATCCTCACCATAAATGTAAAGACCTTTTACCTTGCCTTCAATGGCTGCAGGGAACACTTCTGTGGAGTGCAGACCATTGTTTGGATTCAGCTTCACGCCCCAGGCTTTTTCAAATTTTTCACGTACTTCAGGATTTTCCACCTTCTGATATCCCGGGTAATCCTTCGGTCCGGCTCCCATATCGCAGGCGCCCTGTACGTTGTTCTGTCCGCGGATCGGGTTGACGCCGCAGCCCTCGCGGCCCAGCTTACCTACCAGCAGAGCCATATTGGACATAGACATAACGCCCTCTGTACCGGTGGAATGCTCGGTTACACCCAGACAGTAGATGATCGGAGCCTTATCTGCTTTTGCATACATGATGGCAGCCCTTCTCAGGTCATCCGGGTCTATATGGCAGATTTCCCCGACTTTTTCCGGGGTGTAATCTTTTACGATCTCCTTGATCTTTTCATAGCCTTCCGTTCTCTCTTCAATGAACTTCATATCCTGAAGGCCTTCTTCGATGATCACGTGCATAATGCCATTGGCAAAGGCAACATTGGTGCCCGGTCTTAATTTCAGATGGATATCTGCTTTCTTGGACAGATCAATGTCACGGGGATCAACCACGATCAGTTTGCAGCCCCGCTTTACAGCCTGACGGATCTGCATACCAATAACAGGATGTGCCTCCTCCGGGTTGGAACCTACCATCATGATCAGGTCCGGCTTCTGAGTGATATCCGCAACCGGATTAGTCATTGCTCCTGAGCCGAGGGTCATAGCGAGACCCGCGACAGATGCGGAATGACATACACGCGCGCAGTTATCTGTATTGTTGGTTCCAAAGCAGGTCCTCACCATCTTCTGAACCATGTAAATGTCCTCATTCGGGGAACGGGAACACGCAAAACCTGCCAGGGATTCAGAACCGTACTGTTTCTTGATCTCCATGAATTTGGAGGCCACCAGATCCAGTGCCTCATCCCAGCTTGCACGCTCGAATTCTCCGGTCTCTTTGTTCTTGATGAGCGGATATTTCACTCTGTCCGCTGAATGGACAAAGTCAAAGGAACCGCTGCGTCCCTTGACACAGAGAAGGTTTTTATTGGACGGTCCGTTGGCCGGCTCCACGTCCACGATCTTGTTGTCTTTTACCACCAGATAGAACTGGCATCCGGTACCGCAGTGTGGGCAGGTGGTCAGGACTTTTTTGTCAATCTGCCACGGGCGGAAGGATTTTCTTCTCTTGGAGGAAAGTGCTCCGGTAGGACATGCCTCCACACAGTTTCCACAGGACTCACAGGTACTCTTTCTGATCGGCACACCGAACGGTGTTCCCACAGAGGACTCAAAACCTCTCTCCATGGTGTCAATAGCACCGCGGCCCACCACTTGATTACAGGTATTCACGCATCTGTGGCAGAGAATACACAGATTAGGGTCATAAGTAAAGAACGGGTTGGAGTCATCCACCGGAAACTCTGTCATCTCGCCCTCGTAAGTGGTTCTTTCCACGCCGTATTCCACACAGTAATCCTGAAGCTTACATCTGCCGTTCTGGGCACAGGAGAAACAGTCCGTCTTGTGGTTGGACAACAGCAGATTCAAAATGGTTTTTCTGGACTCCACTACTTTCTCACTCATGGTCTCGATCACATCGCCTTCGCTGACATGACAGGAACATGCGCTATCCATTTTCTTTCTTCCTCTATTCTCGATCTCCACCATACACATACGGCAGGAACCGTCAGGAAGCAGG is a window encoding:
- the fdhF gene encoding formate dehydrogenase subunit alpha, giving the protein MIHVTIDGIPVEVEKGTTILQAAEKAGVKIPTLCYIKDLLPDGSCRMCMVEIENRGRKKMDSACSCHVSEGDVIETMSEKVVESRKTILNLLLSNHKTDCFSCAQNGRCKLQDYCVEYGVERTTYEGEMTEFPVDDSNPFFTYDPNLCILCHRCVNTCNQVVGRGAIDTMERGFESSVGTPFGVPIRKSTCESCGNCVEACPTGALSSKRRKSFRPWQIDKKVLTTCPHCGTGCQFYLVVKDNKIVDVEPANGPSNKNLLCVKGRSGSFDFVHSADRVKYPLIKNKETGEFERASWDEALDLVASKFMEIKKQYGSESLAGFACSRSPNEDIYMVQKMVRTCFGTNNTDNCARVCHSASVAGLAMTLGSGAMTNPVADITQKPDLIMMVGSNPEEAHPVIGMQIRQAVKRGCKLIVVDPRDIDLSKKADIHLKLRPGTNVAFANGIMHVIIEEGLQDMKFIEERTEGYEKIKEIVKDYTPEKVGEICHIDPDDLRRAAIMYAKADKAPIIYCLGVTEHSTGTEGVMSMSNMALLVGKLGREGCGVNPIRGQNNVQGACDMGAGPKDYPGYQKVENPEVREKFEKAWGVKLNPNNGLHSTEVFPAAIEGKVKGLYIYGEDPIVTDPDTHHIIKALENLDFFVIQELFMTETAQYADVILPGVSYAEKEGTFTNTERRVQRVRPAVKLDGDMRLDTDIIIDLMNRMGYPQPHLNSAEIMDEIASVTPSYGGISHARLDAGETLQWPCPTKDHPGTPILHVGKFSRGLGMFYPAEYVPSAELPDEEYPIIMMTGRMLYHYTTRAMTGRTPGLMEIQGTSYIEMNYKDADALGIKNGDRVKVSSRRGQIESTARVGRKVSQGESWMPFHFPDGNANWLTNAALDKYARIPEYKVCAIKIEKA